The sequence catgcacacacacttatcatacattactctctctctctctcacacacacacacacacacatatacacacacacttatcatacattactctctctctctctctctctctctctctctctctctcacacacacacacacacacacacacacacacacacacatatgcacacctgcacacacacttatcatacatctctctctctctctctctctctctctctcacatacacacacacacacacacactgttttcagtTAAATATactatccccccccccattccatGCAGAACTTACCATGCATTTCCTGCAACAGAGGACGAGAGTCATTCCCATGGGCATTGTTGGCATAGCACACCACTGTCGGAGGAATGTCCGGCACACCAGCCAACTTGGCAGTCACAGTGCCGTTGCTGTGAACGAAAACGGAGGTGTTGTAGCCGTGTGGCGGAGAGCTGCCATTCACACTCCAAGTGATGGCGGCACGTGGGTTTGAGTCCGCAATACACCTGCAGTGGACTGCAGTGCCATCCCACGTGCATGAGGATTTGCTCAAGATGTGGGGTTTGTCTGGGAAACAGATAGGAGAGAGATATGATCTGAGAGAGACTTAGAATCCAGAAAGAGTTGATAAGAGGTATACAGAACTGATAACAGAGTGTTGCCTTCAGGCCTCAGTATGCCTCAGGAACACACTGTTGTGGATAAAGTTTCTATTTACAAATGCTTACATGTAAAAACAGACTATGCATTGAGTATTTGTTTGTAGTTCAAATCAACAGAAGAAATTAAACAtgtctgccctcctctcctattCTAAATCCAATGGTATACTGTCCATGCTCACATTCTACGTTGATGGCTGTGGAGGGTGATACTGTCCATCCGAGGCGGCTCTTGGCTGTGCAGATGACGCGTGTGTGCCGGGTCACATTTTCGATGCGGATGGTGAACGCGTGCAGCGGTGAGAAGCGCGTCCGGCCGTGTTGCGTGTATGACCAGTCGTATTCCTCCACGGGGGGGTCAGCTTTACAGGAACATTCCAGCAGAGCACTGCCCCCCTCCCGCACAGCTAAGGTGTGAAGCCGGATGTGCACATCCTTAGGAGGGACTGCAGGACAGTTACATTCAGGAGTCAAAAACTTCATAGGTTGAATATTTGTAATAGAGCAATGTTCAGTCCTAGAGTTTAGGGTTTGTCTTAACTCATGACCTGAACATTATTTAACAATTTCATGACACATGTCATATCAAAGGTTCATATAACGCCTATCATATCAAACATTTGTGTACGGTATAGCAATCATGTCTGTCTTACATTTCACATGAATGTCCTTTGTCATGACCACAGGTGTGGCATGTTGCTGGTAGTCGACCTCACAGCTGATCCGGGGCACGAGGTGATAGGAGGCGGTGAAGGAGAGGGAAGCCCAGAGGAGAGGCCTCTTGTCTGGGCCCGGGAGCACGCGGGGCTCCCCGAACACACTGCTGTTGTCCGGTCGCCCCCGAACCCACCTCCAGCGGAGCGTGGGGGGCTGGGAGGGGCAGGGGAAGCTCACGGAGCAGTTCAGCACCACCTGCTGACCATCTGTCACCGACTCAGGGCCAGTCAGCCTGGGCAGCTCCGGGAAACCTGCAtccatggagagagggagggagggagacagagagagagacagagagaaagatagaggtaAAGGTAAATAAAGCAGCCATATTGAGGAAGTGCAAATTCAACAATTGGCAATTGGTTTCCTTTCTGTGTAGTTacctattgtttttgttgtatttgcaCTCTTTCTGAGAGTAGAATAAAATGTCTCAGCTCAGCATGCAACTTATTTCAAAAACATCTGCAAGTTTTGTTTAAACTTAAATACATGTTTTCCATATTGGAATATTCCTTAAAACTAGGCTACCAGTGGTAAAATGAATATCCTTAGGAATGGGAATATAGGGGCATAAAAGAGGTCAGCTAACATTATTCATATTTCTCCTCTAACAAAGAACTTCTGAACAACCTCTGAACACTTTCAACTTTTGACAGGACAAAGCTTACTGGAGACGTCCAACTGAAAAGCCATCTTGCTCCAGTTCTTGTCTCCGCGCCTCCTCATCTCCAGCACGTAGTTGCTGGCATCCTTCTGTCTGACCTCCGACACAGTCACCGAACAGTCTCCCTTGGACATGTCCCCCGTCAAAGCCACGCGACCCCGAAAGTCCTTGTGGACCCTCAAGGAGGAGGCGTCATCTTCCTCGCCACTGCCGCTGCTGccaccgctgccgccgccgcggcTGCTGCTGAGCGCCAGGCGGGGGAGTGTGGGGAAGAGCGCCCCCATGGGGGTGGTCCAGTGGTACTGCAAccgcacctccacctccacgggccgccgctgccgctgggGCGGGCTGAAGGAACATGGGATGAGCACGCAGGAGCCCGCATGCGCCGAGACCCTCGCCGGGATCACCGGCGTCAAGGTGCGGACGCCACCCGGTCCATAGACTGGTCAAGAGAGAATAGGCATGTTGGAAGCAGAGCTGTTGCTATAGTAACAGTAAAGTGCTAAGTACTGTAAGTTGCTAAATGACTACTGAAAACTGCACAAAGTtatacaaaaaagagagagagtggtcctTGAACAGTGGCCTTTAAAACTCTGAAAGGCAATGTTCCGGTCGAGAAGTTTTATTTgacagaaaggagaggaaaaaaactaAAGGCCCTTTCACAACTCCAGATAAATTAAGAAAAGTGGAAGTGGATGGCAGCTCAGATGGAGCAGTGGTCTCGGAGCTGTAATCACTCTAAACACctttcacatttttatttttattaatttaAGTGCGCTTACACAATTCAAGGAAATTCTTTTGTTTAACTTTTAAAAACAAGACAGCTTGCATTGTACATGCTTGTAACCAATGGCATATTTTGAATTGCAAGTCCATCAAAACCCCTTCATATGACCtaactggatttttttttaccatacaCTCCACATTTAAAATAGTTATACTGCTTATTTTCTAACAAAGACCCATTTGAGCATTCAATTACCCTAAAACATGATGCACAAAAACAATTTGTTAGATGAAGATTAAGGAATATTCGTAACGTTTTTCACATTACTTCTTGTGGTGTTACAATACATGCATGGGCAAGCTATGCCATGCATTACACCATATGAGTTACACCaacatcacatactgtaaaaaATGCAATAACGGCATACATTAAGGGCACCTATGGTAGCTATGAATAATACATAGTAATGGTTTAATGTACAGTACTTACCAACTAcgagagagaagaaacaaaTCAACTCCTTCAGAGCCATGACcatgtgagagacagacagacataggaCAAAATGATGTCACAACAAAAGACAGAAGTGATAGAATTCTGCTTTTTGGTCacaagggaagtgtgtgtgtgtgtgtgtgtgtgtgtgtgtgtgtttgtttttttatgtcatgGAAATTGTTCCCTGCATACGGATTCCCATGCATCAGTCCATAAGAATGTTCTGTAAGTGCAAGACTTCATCTGGATTCATTCAGTATTAGTCTTTTaatgcagtgtttttcaaccttttttgagccaaagcacacttttttcattgaaaaaatcctgaggcacaccaccagccgaaaatgttaaataaaatgaaattttatggaaaattaaattaaataaaaatctgtagcccgcattaatgatatcaagtcattcttgtcaaagtgtcttgaataggaatcaaatgaacacaaagaaaattatttctattcactcttttttagaccacttagatgaaattggataatttcccacggcacacctagcaatgtgtcacggcacactagtgtgccacggcacagtggttgaaaaacactgttttAATGGACTCTTTATTGATTTTAGCCAaattgaaaatatatatatatatatttatatatatatttgtgtatatatgcATATTACAGACATCCATAACTGTAAATGCAGTTAAAACTTGATTACAGTGTGTGATGAAATAAACAGTAAGCATAAACATAATTTATCATGCCTAATTTCAGTTCCATGCTATTCCCTACATTCGTCTACATTACTGAGCGCTGATGTGTTGGTGAAGAATTATATCCTAATTAATAAGGTCACCAAATGGACTATGGGTAATGCTGCAGGCATATTTATGATGTTTGGTTTACTCGCAATGTGGACGCTCTCCAGCATAGCACAAAAGAGACATCAGCAGAAATGGTGGAGGTTATGAGTGATTCATTGTCATGCTTTAGTCCGTTtcctccaccccaaccccaccccctcgctctttctctctctctctctctctctctctctctctctctctctctctcactctctctctgttctttcagATCTCAGTCCTCCTTTAACTCACTATGCTTTAGCTTCAGCAAGCTTTTCAAGGCCCTTTCCATTTCAGTATGTCTTTGTACCCTTATTAGCAACTGATTCTTCACTTTATTATGCAATTACTCCATTCATGTAATTGAATCATGGGAGAGATCAAATCTCTTCTTGAAATGGTTGCTGCTATAGCTGCTGTCAGTGGTAGGTGACAGTGTAATTTTGCCCTCATATTCAGTGAATAGAAGCCTTTCATTTCCTAATAGACTGAAGGGGTGTCCTTAGGGGTCTATCCAAGATGACATTTCAGACTGAGGAAGACAATAGATAGTCAAAGAGACAAAACTAATGGAAATCTACTGTAAGTTGTGTAATATTAGTCATGTTCATcagtaatgaaaaaaaaaaggaaacacaaaAGCTTTCAACACTCATTGCTTATTATAAAACCACATGAGACATAAAAAACCCTCAAACAGCAAAATAGAAATTATTACTGAATTTTCGCCATCATTTGTTGTACATTTCTGTCTCAAAGGAAGGCAAAAGTGTGCATCAGAGTGTTACAACTTAATGATGATTAAAACAAGAGATTGTAATGACTTGTCATTGTCATTTGGAATGTtttcaaatataaatatatatattttgaataTGAGttggtcaaataaatcaaatcaaataaaaaaaaaatgacattagattagattaaatttGATTGGGGCTATTGGTCATGGAAGCCTTAATAGACAAGTACTGTCTACATCTTGTTTAATGATCATCTAACTCAATGCTGATAAAACACATTCAAGTCTTGAGCGATGGCTTGCCTTGAACTCTGGACTATGTTCTCTTTCCAAAGTGATAAACTgaaacactccctctctccataaaCAACTGTGGCAGCTCAGCACAGCAGTCGGCAGCAGAGTTTTCAAAGTGACAACTGTCAATGGGACAAAACCCAGCAGAACGCCAAATGTGCTGAGGTAAGAGCTTTGAGGGCACAGTTTGATTCAAAGTGAATAGCGATTCCAGAAAGGTTTTGACTCTGtgtaagtgttgtgtgtgtgtgtctgaaataagcatattagagaaagagagagtgaaagaaagatgaAAGCACCAGACAATTTCCAATATTCTTTAGTGAGTGATATCATGACTTGAAAATTGTCTGCTATGTGTTTCACTTCCAGTGCCAATTTGAACCTGTCTCAAATGCCTGTCTGTATTACAGCCTTTCGCGGTAGTCAGAGTTGGTCAGCATGGCCTCGGCCCAGCAGCTGCTGCAATCTCAAAGGGACCAGCTCCTGCAGTGGCTCAGCCCCAACCCTGCCCCTCTGCTGCGCTGGCTGAGGGATGATGGGGTGTTGACCCATGCCCAGTACCTCTCCCTGCTGGAGCGCCTGCCCGCCAATGCCACGGCCGCTGCCCTGGAGATTGTGTGCACGAGTGCGGCGGGCAGCCAGGGCTTCCTGAAGGTGCTGGGAGAGGTGCAGGACTACTACTGCGCCCAGCTGCAGGCCTGGGTGCAACGGAACTGCAAGGCGGACCGCACAAATGAAGTGGTGCGGGAGAAAACTCCGGTCAAAGTTCAGGGTAGGGGCTAATGTAATATACACTACCATGGTTTGCTTGCCTTGTTCAGGTTGCAAAATATGTATGGTGTTTTGACAGCATTGAGGAAGCCtggtagcctgaccagccagacccacatcaagatgtagggtctgggaactcaacgtaggcagggctcaatcggaggggtgggataaacagttgtctttcaaattccctctccacccaataggatagcgctaaacgaatcatcttcttgtttttaaCATTGACCCCGCGATGCttaacttctggtcgcatgtcagtcatcattatgttaagcccacccaccgactctatacacaatgtgattggttcggtggtttctgcctgagctcagctcccaagtcaaacaAAGAGTtgctagatttctaggctagaagTCTGGTAAATTGCATTCAAATTAAGAAGAAAAAGTCAAACTAGCCAAACTGAAGCTAACTGAAATCATCTCAAGAAAAGATCGAAGTACAATGAAGTTTCACATGTTTGCCATATCCTTTTATGGGGGGTTAATTAATAAAATGTCTGTCTTTCATGTCCAGCCAAACTCTCTAGGTTCTTTTATATGCTGATATTGATAAAAGTGCAGATTCATTGAAAATGTTATGATTAGCAttcattaggcctattatttctccctttcttctgacagagaaaaagaagtcGAAAAACCCACTTGCAAAACTCTTCATGGGCAAATCGAAAGAGTTCTCTGTAACTCAGGAGACAAAAGGTATTGCTGAGctgattttgctgcattttctCTCTGATATAGCTTCTCATTCACCCTCAACAGTCATGCACTCTCATTGAGTACTCTATTATGCACTCACACAATATagctattttgttcaatatACATTGAAGGTGACCTATATAGtgatatacatgtataaattgattttaaatattaaatatttcTTATTGACCAGGAAATCAGATGCATCCACTCCGaaatgtgaagtctccaaaCCTAAGAGGTAAGATATCAGAAGATATCTAAATGACATATTGGACTAAATACATATATTGTAATAAGCAGCTGTGACTAATCTAACTCTTTACTTCTGCAGTTCCCATCAGTACACATAAAAACACCCTGCTGAGTCAGACTGAGCGAATGATTTGCTACTCCGAAGGGGGAGGCGAAGTCTCTAACTCACGCTCTCACATCGAGGTACGCTACACTGACTTGTTTGTGACAGAGGATGAGGACTCCATGGAAAGCAGCCAACACGAATACTTCAATGCCGTGACCCGCCGGGCACGCATCTACGCTCATCAGTCCTGCCTCCAGATCCGGCCACAGCACCTGCTGGATCCCCAGGAGGTCTCTGGGCGCCCTCCCAAACGTGTCAAGGTGAAGGGGATTGCAGGGATTGGGAAGAGCGTGGCCGTGCAGAGGCTCATGTATGAATGGGCGCTGGGCAAGAACCTGAGGGAGTTCACATGCGTCTTTGGCCTCCGCTTCCGTGAGCTGAACCTGATCGACGCTCCCATGAGCCTCCTGGAGCTTCTTGGGACTAGGTTCCAGTACCTGCGAGATGTTCTTCCAGTTCTTCTCGACTCGCCCAGCAGTCTGCTTTTTATCCTTGATGGACTGGATGAGTTTAAACATCATCTTAACTGGAATGGGACTGATAAGGACATTGGCTTTGACACCAAGGTACCTATTTCAGAGCTGATGGTCACACTGATCAAAGGCAGCCTTTTACCAGAGTCCTCGGTCATTCTGACAACCAGACCCTCTTCAGATGCCCCCAAGAGGTTCTTCCAACGTTGCTGTGTGGTTCTGGGCTTTGAGGAGGCCCAAGTGAGGCAGTACGCCCAAAAATACTACAGTGACCCACAGGTGGCCGAGAATGTGTACAACTACATCGCTATGAACGACAGTCTGTTtgtcctctccttcatccctctctactGCCACATCATTTGCACCGCCTTATCTGAGTTCTTCTCTGCAAATGAAGAGGAGGGGGACAGCAGACGGTCTCTTGAGATCAGCCCACCCAGGACAGTTAGCGAGGTCTACTATTGCTATCTCGTCACTGCCGTAAAGCACCATGCGCTGAAAGGCAAAGCCGACCGTAGCACCCCCAAATCGAAGGTCCTTTCTCTGGCTAAGAGACAGCTGACAGCCCTGGGGAGATTGGCCTATGAGAACCTCCTGAAGGGAAACATCTTGTTTGAGCGGAAAGACTTGGAGAAGTTTGGGCTTGAGCCTCAAGAGATAAACAGCACCTTCCTCTGTCAAGTCTTGGTGGTCATCAAGGAGGAGAAAACAGAGATGTTTTCCTTTTTCCATCTCACCATGCAAGAATATCTTGCAGCTCTTTATTGTGCAGTAAACCTCTCAAAAGAAGGGGACATCCTTCAGGCTCTGAACTTCTGGTGCTTTGGGGAACTTCCCAGTCCTTCGAGCTACCCACCTCTCATAAGCCACGATCAACAGCTCGACCACAAGAACACAGACAATGACAGCAAACTCGAGAAGTCTCTGCAGATGTTTACCCGCTTTTTTATGGGAGTAATCCGTGCCCGGCTAGAGGGTCAGCTCGAGGGTCTCGCCCAGGACCCCTTTCTAGAGGAAGGTCAGGTGTTTCCTGTCCAGCTGGGCCAGTGGTTCCAGGACCAGCTCAGAGGCAGGCAGATGTCCAACGAAGTCGCGCTGAACCTGTTCCACTGCCTGATGGAGCTACACATTCAGGAGGCCACCAGCAGGGCGGCGCCAGAGATCAAGAGGCTGCACCTGTTCAAGATGAAGCTGAGCGTGGTGGACTGTGCGGCCTTGCACTACGTGCTGCAGTTCTCCCCTCACACGTTGGAGGAGCTCAACTTGGGCTACTCAAACATTGGGAACAGGGGGCTGGATCGCCTGGGGCCGATCCTACACCGATGTGAAACACTTTAGTCAGTATCTAATATGTCACAATTTATTTCACTTCATGAGTGTTACATAGACACAGAGCACATAAGTCAGGTGGAGATATTGTTGTTGAGGTAGACTTGCATGGAACATAATATGCTGTGACTATAGAACTATACCAAATATCTTACTCTTACAGGTTTGAAATTGTATTTCAAAGATCCACTGGGTGTTTTAAGTGTTTAACTAAAAGTGGTTAACTTTAAGTACTACAAATAGTTACAGTTACTATTATAGTTTGACATAATACTGTATAATTTAACCATAAACTTCACACATTGATTTACATTTTGGTTCCAAGGATATGCAAATAACATCTGTCCAATTTCAGTTCTAACTGAGATCTCTGCTTCCTGTCCTTTTTAGCTTACGTTACAACTGTTTGGACAAGACTGCAGCTATTCTGGAGTCTGCCGTTTTGAAATCCAGAGAATGCCAGGTGAAGAAACTCTAGTAAGTGGCAATGGCTCTCAAAGGTTATTTTCAGACTTAATTCCTGTTGTTTATAAATACATTTCTACGCTTCGGATTAGTGTTGACAACAAAAGGTGTCATAAACATTAATCCTAATATTTGTAGAAGTACTATACTTagttgtaggctacttatttgCAATTATAGTGAGAGGAATGGTGGTGTTTGGGTAAAGACCTGAAGGCATAATTAATTTTCATCCCCCCCTTCAAGTATGTGTGGGAACAACCTGGGTCCAGACGGGGTGTTGGAGCTGTGGTCAGCTCTGGAGCAGAACACCACCATAGAGGAGCTCTACCTGGACATCACAGGcatcacagagagaggaacGGAGAACATCGTCAACTGCCTCAGCAAGAACACCTCCCTGAAGACTCTTACGTACGAGAAAAAAGCAAGACAGGCTCATTAAGATGATAGATTAGTTCTTCTAAGCAAATCTCTCTGATGAGTTGGTTCAAGTAGCATTGCTTTGTTAACACATCATGTCCTGTAGTGAAACTATGCATtgttacacacagacaacacatcaGGCGTTGCAATGCAAATATGTTTAAATAAATCTAATTCCACAGTGTTTTCCTTCAATATATAGAAATAGAAAAGTTTGTGTTTAAATGCTTTTGCTCAAAGCAACTTACTAACATCAATGACCATTACATTAACTTTAGAATTAACAGTTTAAAGTAAAATCATATAAAAAATGCACATATTCAAATAATAACAGTAACCATAAACATATAGAGGCCTCTCAAAATAATGTTAATAAATTCATACTACTAATGTTATAATGTTACTAATATCTATTCAGAAATACATGATAGATGTTCAGTGTTGTTAAACACAGTAACCCGTCTTACTGTCTTTGTTTCTAGGATTGCTGGCAATGACATTGGAACTGCTGGGAGGGCAAGGATCAAGGAGCTGAGACGCCGCTGCCCCGGCCTGCGCATCATCGGCAACTTTGTGGACGACCTTGGGCTGCTGCAGGCCTATCTGGACTGGGTGCAGGAGATCCGAGAGGACCCAGACCAGATGAATGCAGTGAAGAATGCTGACGCCCTGCAGTCGGTCCTGAAAGGACTCAGGGTGGCCGACAccgacggagagggagagaacgccATCAAAGCCAAGGAGCTGGAGGCTCAGATCCTTGAGCTCCTGCAGGCTACCTGATGGTGACCATGGACTGATCAATAGCAACTACAGTGCAATATACACACAATACTACAATGCTCACAAAAGCAGGTGTTTGGAGTGTCATATGGCTAACCTATAGCCATATCCATTTCCCTTATGAGTAATCTTTTTTATGCAAATGCAAACAGatcatgcatgcatgctttAAGCATAGTGTAGGCCCTATTCCCTATTCTCTGACTGAAATCGCGCAGAATTTTGTGAAATTGGGTGTGTTTACTTAACAGTTATGTTGTATGATAGTAAAACTTCATCAACTATTGAATGCTTAGGAAGCGTGGAGAAGACAGTATTGACATCTAACGAGCCATTTCTTTTTGTAGCACAATTGGAgaagctttgctttgctttgtaaAATGTAAGTCTTTTTAAATGGGAAATACAACAATGTAATATTTGCAACAGTTACTATGTGAGATTTTAGAATGATATTTTCACATCTTTAGGGTTTTGCTGCCGGTGTTAGATTTAgatgtgcttggtgtgtgtggtgaggaccTGGACTGATATGAGTTGCATCTCTCTCACCACTGCTTGTGACACTAATAAAAACACAGTGTTACTTTTAATTTCTGCCTCAGACTTTTGCAAGCTACAGTATTATTACCACGAAGGTTGTGTCTTACTTTGACATTGTCCTCATTTGAGTAAACTTATCCAttgaaacacaataacataTCACTACAAACAATTGACTAATTTGGGTATACTACACCAGGGTATGATTAAGGTGAAAGAGAATTTTAATAACAAGAATTTTTCATACTTtaaaatgtttccaaaatcatttcagcagttcatcaactcctaacagggtgaacagcacttctgctttcacttcgcggccctctatcggctataaccacactatgtaggcctagcttaactttaccagatcactttttacagtaacactttcataaaatcatgcaactctaccttgtctgtggacatcattattcGCTGGTTAAACAATAGTGCgcatgcgacagaggaaaagtgctacTAACATTGCTTTTACTGACTTGGTAAAACGGTATCAGTAGGCTACTAGGCCTATTAAATCATCATTGTAATCATAACCTATAGCATAAAGACTAGCAATAGGCTACCTGGTCTAATTCACTTCCAGTGAATATATGCTATACGAAGAATTACATGCACAGATAAAAGAACAATATCTGTAGCCTTATTCTCTGTTATCTGGTCGGTgacttttgttgtgtgtgtgctttttcaaaatgtttgcgtGTAAGCAATTGATAAAAACTTCAATACATGTCTACATGCAGACAGACCCCTTGGCTATGGATCAgagaacataggcctactagacCGCAGGAGTAAGGTCAAAGGAAACCATGAGTACATTGCCATCTACTGGTATGTCTTTGACATTGCAGTCTTTAAATATCGAGGTGGTCAAGTTCTCTGAATCTCAACAGTCAGTGAACAGTTTTACTGAGGTAAATGACTGAACAGATCGTTCCACTTTCATGTAAGGTAGGCTATGTTCCACATTGCTAACCCTCAGAGTCCAGAGGTAGGACAAAGTCACTCTTTAGCAAGTCACAAGTAAGCCAAGTCTGAGCCTTAAAAATCTTAAAATCACGAGCCCAAAATATCCTTGTTCTCTTACTGAGCAAAAGTAAAAATGAATACTGGTTTTAAATGTCTAATCAAAACATGCTACAACTTTAATTTAGTGAGGGGTGAGGTAGGctatgtgaggtgtgtgagttAGGGAGTGAAGTGTGTGGATGACTATTTGGATGGGTGAATGAAGCTTCTACGGTGTGTCATAATGTTTCCATTCATCATATTTATAATTAATATTTCaattgaaaatatatatatgcttAATATCAGAAAATTATGCAATGGCAAACTagaatacagtaggcctacacacaaaaaaatctaaaataaaaaCTGAGCAGGGATAGAGGAACAGGGTTCAGTTCAGAGTTCAGTTCAGACATTTATTGTCCATCAAGGGGAAATTTGGTTTGCATCAGTggttacagtaaaaaaaataaaaaaaaacataataagaCAAAGTACAAAACATAGATAGAGCAAGTGTTCACAGACAACCAACCTCAGCACTAGACACTATTAAGGTAATAGCATAATAAATACCAGAGATGAGtatgatacatactgtaggcctacatttgagTGGCACTTAAgtgtcatgactcatgagtGATTTTGTGTTGGTTAAGTATGTTAATTGCACTAGACTAGGGACAAAAGAAAACTTGTATCTATTGCACGCACCTTGCCCTTGGTAGCCTATACCTCTGTCCAGATGGGAGAAGAACAAATTCATTCGATAGAGGATGGTCATTGCATGATAAAATACACCTCGCCTTACCCAGCAACTGTCTATCCCATATTTGTGACAAAGATAGCTGTTGAATGCTTGATCTTACTGGCTGTGTTTACAATAGAGGAcagattatttttgttttgcactGGGAGATTACCAAACCAGCAGACGAGGCAGAAAGTTAAAATAGACTCAATAAATGATCTATAAAATAGAACCATCAGAGTTTTGTCCACATTGAATGCATTCAGTCTCCTCAGAAGACACAATCTTTGCAGGCCCTTCTTgcaggttgtggttgtgttcaaGTCAACACTAAGGGGAACTGTCAAGTCAAATTTCTCACCAGGGAGATGGTTGAATTAACAGCAATCTGACTTGCTCTAATCTAAACAGGCCTACATAATACATTGCCTAACGATTGAAAACAAtgagtgtggctgtgtgagtgcataaataatgtctgtgtgtaactACAGAGCTCTTACAAATATTATGAACGTAGGCCTATTTTGGAAGCAATTAAAGGCTCCAGCAGTAGGAAGACAGCTATCCCCTgctcactcttcttccgacctcTGTACATGAGACCTTCTCAGCAGCAAGCACACTGCACAGAATA comes from Sardina pilchardus chromosome 6, fSarPil1.1, whole genome shotgun sequence and encodes:
- the LOC134082683 gene encoding NLR family CARD domain-containing protein 3-like produces the protein MGKSKEFSVTQETKGNQMHPLRNVKSPNLRVPISTHKNTLLSQTERMICYSEGGGEVSNSRSHIEVRYTDLFVTEDEDSMESSQHEYFNAVTRRARIYAHQSCLQIRPQHLLDPQEVSGRPPKRVKVKGIAGIGKSVAVQRLMYEWALGKNLREFTCVFGLRFRELNLIDAPMSLLELLGTRFQYLRDVLPVLLDSPSSLLFILDGLDEFKHHLNWNGTDKDIGFDTKVPISELMVTLIKGSLLPESSVILTTRPSSDAPKRFFQRCCVVLGFEEAQVRQYAQKYYSDPQVAENVYNYIAMNDSLFVLSFIPLYCHIICTALSEFFSANEEEGDSRRSLEISPPRTVSEVYYCYLVTAVKHHALKGKADRSTPKSKVLSLAKRQLTALGRLAYENLLKGNILFERKDLEKFGLEPQEINSTFLCQVLVVIKEEKTEMFSFFHLTMQEYLAALYCAVNLSKEGDILQALNFWCFGELPSPSSYPPLISHDQQLDHKNTDNDSKLEKSLQMFTRFFMGVIRARLEGQLEGLAQDPFLEEGQVFPVQLGQWFQDQLRGRQMSNEVALNLFHCLMELHIQEATSRAAPEIKRLHLFKMKLSVVDCAALHYVLQFSPHTLEELNLGYSNIGNRGLDRLGPILHRCETLYLRYNCLDKTAAILESAVLKSRECQVKKLYMCGNNLGPDGVLELWSALEQNTTIEELYLDITGITERGTENIVNCLSKNTSLKTLTIAGNDIGTAGRARIKELRRRCPGLRIIGNFVDDLGLLQAYLDWVQEIREDPDQMNAVKNADALQSVLKGLRVADTDGEGENAIKAKELEAQILELLQAT
- the LOC134082056 gene encoding sialic acid-binding Ig-like lectin 10, whose product is MALKELICFFSLVVVYGPGGVRTLTPVIPARVSAHAGSCVLIPCSFSPPQRQRRPVEVEVRLQYHWTTPMGALFPTLPRLALSSSRGGGSGGSSGSGEEDDASSLRVHKDFRGRVALTGDMSKGDCSVTVSEVRQKDASNYVLEMRRRGDKNWSKMAFQLDVSSFPELPRLTGPESVTDGQQVVLNCSVSFPCPSQPPTLRWRWVRGRPDNSSVFGEPRVLPGPDKRPLLWASLSFTASYHLVPRISCEVDYQQHATPVVMTKDIHVKFPPKDVHIRLHTLAVREGGSALLECSCKADPPVEEYDWSYTQHGRTRFSPLHAFTIRIENVTRHTRVICTAKSRLGWTVSPSTAINVEYKPHILSKSSCTWDGTAVHCRCIADSNPRAAITWSVNGSSPPHGYNTSVFVHSNGTVTAKLAGVPDIPPTVVCYANNAHGNDSRPLLQEMHVSLLWMLLAALGVAVSVLLIIATVFLCCCHRQAGRRSTMINHRTQTVYPGDVGIYQEHAPLYINCTEVTHIYTNGSYQLVYQNCTPCFVRTKQTHKRRRRAAWRDRAQREAERLSAAGRAHPGASNAEADTAIYLEVL